TATTCTTAAGCTTATAGTACCCGTCGCCAGCGTCGATCAGCGTCCAACGTTCACTCGGTAAGTTAGTATCAGTCCATTGTTCGGCATCTGCACCATTTGCTGTTGCACTCGCTCTAATGTTCAAAGCCTTTTCGCTTTTGCGGTTAATCAGCTCATACGTGAGGCTGCTGTCTACCGTGAAAGGAGTTCCTGCGACCGTTCCTGCTGCACTGTCGATGTTAAGCTGCGGGTACCATGACATGGAGAGGGTGGTCGATGAAGGGAATGTCAACGGCAGCCATACGTATTTGGATTCATTGGCGGGACGCTCCCAGGCTCCGGCCCAGCGGTCACCCATATATAGATAGGACGTGGATGAGCTACCCTCAACAGGAATGATATAGGCGGCTTGTGACTCGGAAGCGCGTGAATCTCCGACATTGGAGAGGGCGCTCCAGGTTCCGCTTATGCTGGAAGCGGTTGCGTATTTCTGCTGGTTAGGAGTCCAGCCTGTTGCGCCGGAAGTGATCAGGAAGTAGGTAGAGCCCCGCTTGAACATAGCAGGAGCTTCACGGTATGAGCCTGCCCACAGGGTCTGGACCAGTGATTCCACGCCCAGAAAATCTGGAGTCAGACGATAAATGTTAAGATCGGCATTCACCCTTGTGGCTGATATCAGATAAGCGGTGCCGTTATCGTTGTATACCGTCATATCACGGGAATCGTAGTCAAGAGGCCTGAAGCTGCCTTGATACGTATACGGACCTTCGATATTGGAGGCTGAAGCAACA
The sequence above is a segment of the Paenibacillus sp. FSL R7-0204 genome. Coding sequences within it:
- a CDS encoding RICIN domain-containing protein, encoding MTRMHVNEWKRAKTPFILFLSLLLIVLSYGGSGSKSYAAPLSLLNGIQFKDTSGNPVNAHGGGMIKSGSYYYWVGENRDGTNYVSLYRSTDLKNWEFRANILSKSSASELATANIERPKLLYNAATGKYVLWAHKENGVDYGEAKVAVASASNIEGPYTYQGSFRPLDYDSRDMTVYNDNGTAYLISATRVNADLNIYRLTPDFLGVESLVQTLWAGSYREAPAMFKRGSTYFLITSGATGWTPNQQKYATASSISGTWSALSNVGDSRASESQAAYIIPVEGSSSTSYLYMGDRWAGAWERPANESKYVWLPLTFPSSTTLSMSWYPQLNIDSAAGTVAGTPFTVDSSLTYELINRKSEKALNIRASATANGADAEQWTDTNLPSERWTLIDAGDGYYKLKNTNSGLILGPENGNTTDGTVIEQWSDGGWTSQHWQLIDAGGGFFKLKNRATGKLIDVSSGALTDGANVIQWSDNNGLNQQWQIVVAN